The genomic interval ATCGGCGCCGTCCAGGCGCTGGCCGTCGCCAATCAGCACCGTGGCGCCGCTGATCAGTACCGGCGCAGCGGCGATCGGCGCATAGGTGCTGGGGTAGGGCGCGGACGGGGAAGCGGCACGGGACGGCGCCCCGGATGAGGCGGTAGTGGCACAGCCGCCCAGCAGGACGGCCGCCAGGGCGGCGGACAACAGACGAGACATCGACAACTCCCCGAAGCGATGGATGATGGAACAGCCGTCGCGCATGCGCGACCCCCGAAGCGTCATCGAGTGTACCCGTGTCGTGGCCGTGCGCACTGCGACCGTGCGCGCAGTTGTGGCGGGCTGCGCCGACCAGGGCGCGGTGCGAGAATGCCTCCGAAGTAAGGAGAAGACGATGAAAGAAAAAGACCAGATCGTCGGCAACTGGCTGCCGCGCTACACCGGCGTACCGCTGGACCAGTTCGGCGAGCACGTGCTGTTGACCAACTTCGGCGGCTACCTGCATCACTTCGCGCGCCTGACTGGCGCCCAGGTCGTGGGCCTGGATCGGCCGATGCCCAGCGCCACCGCCGACGGCATCACGATGATCAACTTCGGCATGGGCAGCCCGAACGCGGCGACGATGATGGACCTGCTCTCGGCGGTCATGCCCAAGTCGGTGCTGTTCCTGGGCAAGTGCGGCGGGCTCAAGCGCAAGAACCAGCTGGGCGACTTGGTGCTGCCGATCGCGGCGATCCGCGGCGAAGGCACCAGCAGCGATTACCTGCTGCCGGAGGTGCCGGCGCTGCCGGCGTTCGCGCTGCAACGCGCGGTCTCGACGATGATCCGCGACCTTGGCCACGACTACTGGACCGGCACCGTCTACACCACCAACCGTCGCGTCTGGGAACACGACGACGCGTTCAAGGAGCGGTTGCGGGCGATGCGCTGCATGGCCATCGACATGGAAACCGCGACGATCTTCGCCGCCGGCTTTGCCAACCGCATTCCGTCGGGTGCGCTGCTGCTGGTCAGCGACCAGCCGATGATTCCCGAAGGCGTCAAGACCGAAGTTTCCGACGCCCGGGTCAGCGCCGACTTCGTCGAGCGCCATATCCAGATCGGCATCGAAGCATTGAAGCTGATCCGCCGCCACGGCAAGTCGGTCCGGCATCTGCGCTTCGACGAGTGAAGACATCGCACGGGCGCCGCCTCCGCGCGGGGCGGATTCCGGCGCCTGAAACCGAGACGGCGTGAGTCAGTGCCAGAGCAGAAAGTCCGACGCCCACTGTTTGCCTACTTAAAAAACCAGGGTCAGAGTGCAATTTCGGCTTGCGAAATTGCACTCTGACCCTGGTTTGCGCCGGCCACGCGTTCGAGTCAAGGCAGGGCATGGATAGCGTGCGCGGTATTGCCGCGCATCCATGCGGACGCTACGTGTGGCCAGACCACGAAGCGGCCTTGACCGAGAGGAGAGCGGCTTCCGGCTGGCGGACTGCTGCCCATCCGAAGCGGCACTCCGATCCCCACACCTGAGAGAAAAACCAAAAAAGAACGCCCCGCGATGCGGGGCGTTTCTCCGGAAGGCCGGGAGCCTTTAGCGCTTCATCGACGAGAAGAATTCGTCGTTGGACTTCGTGCTCTTCATCTTGTCGAGCAGGAACTCCATCGCGGCGATTTCGTCCATCGGGTGCAGCAGCTTGCGCAGGATCCAGATCTTCTGCAGCAGCTCGGGCTCGATCAGGTAGTCCTCGCGGCGGGTGCCCGACTGGTTGACGTTGATCGCCGGATAGACGCGCTTCTCGGTGATACGACGGTCCAAGTGGACTTCCGAATTGCCGGTGCCCTTGAACTCTTCGTAGATCACCTTGTCCATCGCGCTGCCGGTATCGACCAGTGCGGTGGCGATGATCGTCAGCGAACCGCCTTCCTCGACGTTGCGGGCCGCGCCGAAGAAGCGCTTGGGCCGGTGCATCGCGTTGGCGTCGACGCCGCCGGTGAGCACTTTGCCCGAGCTCGGCACGACGTTGTTGTA from Luteimonas sp. S4-F44 carries:
- a CDS encoding AMP nucleosidase, with amino-acid sequence MKEKDQIVGNWLPRYTGVPLDQFGEHVLLTNFGGYLHHFARLTGAQVVGLDRPMPSATADGITMINFGMGSPNAATMMDLLSAVMPKSVLFLGKCGGLKRKNQLGDLVLPIAAIRGEGTSSDYLLPEVPALPAFALQRAVSTMIRDLGHDYWTGTVYTTNRRVWEHDDAFKERLRAMRCMAIDMETATIFAAGFANRIPSGALLLVSDQPMIPEGVKTEVSDARVSADFVERHIQIGIEALKLIRRHGKSVRHLRFDE